A single region of the Thermoplasmata archaeon genome encodes:
- a CDS encoding ABC-2 transporter permease, with amino-acid sequence MNWRRTLAFSRRALLHFRHDRRTLGFILAMPLLLVLVFGYTFEGDVRDLEVDVVNLDAGVPAGASSLLPGGLRLGERVEAGLDREVLIPHGTKDVASARQRVRDGERWAVLIIPENFSSNFLLSAAARMNGSPGAPRAELEVYLDGSNPNIASAVLKAVSGAVASAINALAREMNQSTVEQPVRISTGYAYGGPELSFIDYFAPGVISFAIMMVTTMITIILFVFERRAGTLQRLLVSPATEGEIVTGYALAFAVIGVLQCTVILTAAILLFGITIHGNLLLAYGVLILLGFGHQGLGILLSSGARNELQAIQFIPLIIFPSVLLAGLFWPVEAIPDFLRPVSYFVPLKYGIDAVRSIMLRGWGLAEVWPQILALLIFACLTLGGSVALLKRKRG; translated from the coding sequence ATGAACTGGCGCAGGACGCTCGCGTTCAGCAGGAGGGCTCTGCTGCACTTCCGCCACGACAGGAGGACCCTCGGATTTATACTCGCGATGCCCCTGCTCCTCGTGCTCGTTTTCGGATACACCTTCGAGGGCGATGTGAGGGATCTAGAGGTCGACGTCGTCAATCTGGACGCGGGCGTGCCGGCCGGCGCCAGCTCCCTACTGCCCGGGGGCCTCAGGCTCGGCGAGAGGGTCGAGGCCGGACTGGACAGGGAGGTCCTGATTCCCCACGGGACCAAGGACGTCGCTTCGGCGAGGCAGAGGGTCAGGGACGGGGAGCGCTGGGCTGTCCTGATAATCCCGGAGAACTTCTCATCGAACTTCCTCCTGAGCGCCGCCGCGAGGATGAACGGCTCGCCGGGCGCGCCGCGCGCCGAGCTCGAGGTCTATCTCGACGGCTCCAACCCGAACATCGCCTCGGCGGTGCTGAAGGCGGTCAGCGGAGCCGTCGCCTCCGCCATCAACGCGCTTGCGAGGGAGATGAACCAGAGCACCGTGGAGCAGCCCGTCAGAATTTCGACGGGCTACGCCTACGGCGGCCCCGAGCTGAGCTTCATAGACTACTTCGCGCCCGGCGTGATATCCTTCGCCATCATGATGGTCACGACGATGATAACCATCATCCTCTTCGTGTTCGAGAGGAGGGCCGGAACGCTCCAGCGGCTCCTCGTGTCCCCCGCGACGGAGGGCGAGATTGTGACGGGCTACGCGCTCGCGTTCGCCGTCATCGGGGTCCTCCAGTGCACCGTCATCCTGACCGCGGCGATTCTCCTCTTCGGAATAACGATTCACGGCAACCTGCTCCTCGCCTACGGCGTGCTGATTCTCCTCGGCTTCGGCCATCAGGGGCTCGGCATCCTGCTCTCCTCCGGGGCCAGGAACGAGCTTCAGGCGATTCAGTTCATACCGCTGATAATATTCCCTTCGGTCCTGCTCGCGGGCCTCTTCTGGCCCGTGGAGGCGATTCCCGACTTCCTGCGGCCCGTGTCCTACTTCGTGCCCCTGAAGTACGGCATAGACGCGGTGCGCTCGATAATGCTCAGGGGCTGGGGACTGGCGGAGGTCTGGCCGCAGATTCTCGCGCTCCTCATATTCGCGTGCCTCACACTCGGGGGGAGCGTGGCGCTGCTGAAAAGGAAGAGGGGCTGA
- a CDS encoding PKD domain-containing protein, with amino-acid sequence MRWSALAIALLFIPIPPPLSAQPPAGQDWVVEKDTIVSDESIVLEWNLTVKSGATLELRNLTLLFNSTSADRGVRVERGSELRMENCSAGRSPSGNYFYILVEGRAVLRNCSLRGLCWQGNSAGLRIASGEAELTGCRLKDCLYGAIHASSSRVSLHGCTIENNTMYGYYSDYEIRSVYSELTLKDSSILTYRSCVYAYDSSVRIEGCSLVSSLTGNVAELERSEAVFINSTLGPPKEGGWLWSPPEGAGLNREAEFCLRGCFIEGEEIAAEISTTYLSYGFSCVLGFSSQYRTLIQNCTVRGALCGISARYIPIMGSLVVAIESCELEAGGRYPGLLIYNDRSLNYSLVCNSLPGEGGVWLYGGGGRVEGNRIRGGGGQNALTIQCTSNLTVAGNELNGDSGPPNGISLEASDGACWEISGNRLMGFSTAVAVSCYGGRCEILNNTIERCKNGLSVNGIAGFHITGNTIDVDTAAVSALTSQPMDIFIEANRIRAGLQGINVQSDIYRGSILENEIYAQEGVVLEPSWGEVHYGLRISGNTVSAPGAGLRITHCFDPTGSGSIENNTIQNSFKGIDINGSNLPIMNNRFLNITGYGIHAVDLNATIGRNEFKFADNAVNACREARFWTVGIRAMYNVKGPGEPEEWREGYPAELRIQDAGGWIVINETLAGPGRFVLRERIVRADGTELSSNPYKFTGLAGSRGAGLERACVTSTCDIVLRLRKGPDLRATFAGVERGGPYLEGQLLPLAGEILNDPAFNPASAPVGRATILLLVDGEPIQERVIERMDPGACVRLGAFWAARPGWHEVSVVADSMNEVEEVFEENNALAARFYVTDVPQAVLKADRSTVVAWETVELWIELTGIEVEPVGYRFDFGDGSSTDWIPENRSSHTYANPGVYAARGWAATVEGAVVECAEPVRINVSSPPPSFTIEAAPASPLSGSAVVFVCSFASGRSNVSRFLWSFGDGGCAYGEGLEVVEHVYERPGSYTAEVRLILTDGSSLNRSIAIMVGNRLPVAEARVEPDVGTTATPFTFTSKSSDPDGQVVAWLWDFGDGTTFSGPSTIHSFLRYGVYDVALRVEDDAGEWSGPCILTVVVGDSAPRPVILASRLSAAVGEEISFDASGTRDIDDPLENLRFLWDFGDGARAEGVCATHRYSRPGRYEVVLTVEGGGGACASRSATVTVVEKAVPAPDLGGPAAVAAALVSASIIIYILFCLLTHRHGERGGPGRSAARGRKNRT; translated from the coding sequence ATGCGCTGGTCCGCCCTGGCTATAGCCCTCTTGTTCATCCCTATTCCTCCACCGCTCAGTGCCCAGCCCCCGGCGGGGCAGGACTGGGTCGTCGAGAAGGACACCATCGTCTCGGACGAGAGCATCGTTCTCGAGTGGAATCTGACCGTTAAATCGGGCGCTACACTCGAGCTGCGCAACCTGACCCTGCTCTTCAACAGCACCAGCGCTGACAGGGGCGTGAGGGTCGAGAGGGGTTCGGAGCTCAGGATGGAGAACTGCTCAGCGGGCCGAAGTCCGAGCGGGAACTATTTCTACATTCTCGTCGAAGGCCGGGCGGTGCTGAGGAACTGCAGCCTCAGGGGGCTTTGCTGGCAGGGCAACTCGGCCGGACTTCGCATCGCGTCGGGAGAGGCGGAACTGACCGGGTGTAGGCTCAAGGACTGCCTCTACGGCGCCATCCACGCCTCATCGTCGAGAGTCTCCCTGCACGGCTGCACAATCGAGAATAACACGATGTATGGTTACTATAGCGACTACGAGATACGCTCCGTCTACAGCGAGCTCACGCTCAAAGACTCGTCCATTCTCACATACCGGAGCTGCGTCTACGCATACGATAGCTCCGTCCGCATCGAGGGCTGTAGCCTCGTATCTTCCCTAACCGGAAATGTCGCTGAGCTAGAGCGTTCTGAGGCCGTTTTCATCAACTCCACCCTCGGCCCCCCCAAGGAAGGCGGCTGGCTCTGGAGCCCCCCAGAGGGGGCGGGGCTGAACAGGGAGGCCGAATTCTGCCTTCGGGGCTGCTTCATCGAGGGTGAGGAGATAGCCGCGGAGATATCCACGACATACCTCTCCTATGGCTTTTCCTGTGTGCTGGGGTTCAGTTCTCAGTATCGGACCCTGATTCAGAACTGCACCGTCAGGGGCGCCCTCTGCGGAATCAGCGCTCGATATATTCCTATCATGGGCTCGCTGGTGGTGGCCATCGAGTCCTGCGAGCTCGAGGCCGGAGGAAGATATCCGGGCCTTCTCATCTATAACGACCGCTCGCTCAACTACTCACTGGTGTGCAACTCCCTCCCCGGGGAGGGCGGGGTCTGGCTCTACGGTGGCGGCGGCCGCGTGGAGGGGAACAGGATCCGGGGCGGAGGCGGTCAGAACGCACTCACGATTCAATGTACCTCGAACCTCACTGTAGCAGGAAACGAGCTCAATGGCGATTCCGGGCCCCCCAATGGAATCTCCCTCGAGGCCTCGGACGGCGCCTGCTGGGAGATTTCGGGGAACCGGCTCATGGGCTTCAGCACCGCCGTCGCAGTCTCGTGCTATGGAGGGCGCTGCGAAATTCTGAACAACACCATCGAGCGGTGCAAAAACGGCCTCTCAGTCAATGGAATCGCCGGTTTTCATATCACAGGGAACACGATAGATGTTGACACTGCTGCCGTCTCCGCGCTCACATCACAGCCGATGGATATCTTCATCGAGGCCAACAGAATTCGCGCCGGTCTCCAGGGAATCAATGTCCAATCGGATATTTACCGCGGCTCCATACTCGAGAATGAAATATACGCACAGGAGGGCGTGGTGCTCGAGCCCTCATGGGGCGAGGTTCATTATGGTCTCAGGATTTCCGGAAACACCGTATCCGCCCCCGGCGCCGGTCTGAGAATCACTCACTGCTTCGACCCCACGGGCAGCGGCTCCATAGAGAACAACACCATTCAGAATTCTTTTAAGGGAATCGATATCAATGGCTCAAATCTCCCTATCATGAACAATCGCTTCCTGAACATCACGGGGTATGGAATTCATGCCGTAGACCTCAACGCAACGATAGGCCGGAACGAGTTCAAATTCGCCGACAACGCCGTCAACGCCTGCAGGGAGGCGCGATTCTGGACTGTAGGTATCCGCGCCATGTACAATGTGAAAGGACCCGGCGAGCCCGAGGAGTGGAGGGAGGGCTACCCCGCGGAGCTTCGAATTCAGGACGCTGGGGGCTGGATTGTAATCAACGAGACGCTGGCCGGGCCCGGGCGTTTTGTCCTGAGGGAGAGAATCGTCAGAGCCGACGGGACGGAGCTCAGCAGCAATCCCTACAAATTCACTGGACTCGCCGGGAGCAGGGGCGCGGGGCTGGAGAGGGCGTGCGTGACCTCCACATGCGATATCGTCCTCCGGCTTCGGAAGGGGCCGGACCTGAGGGCCACCTTCGCGGGCGTGGAGCGCGGGGGGCCCTATCTCGAGGGCCAACTCCTGCCCCTCGCAGGCGAGATTCTGAACGACCCCGCTTTCAACCCGGCCAGCGCTCCCGTTGGCCGGGCCACGATTCTCCTGCTAGTTGACGGGGAGCCGATTCAGGAGCGGGTGATTGAGCGGATGGACCCCGGTGCTTGCGTGAGGCTCGGGGCCTTCTGGGCCGCGAGGCCCGGCTGGCACGAGGTCTCCGTTGTCGCCGACTCCATGAATGAGGTCGAAGAGGTCTTCGAGGAAAACAACGCCCTCGCGGCGCGCTTCTATGTGACCGATGTCCCTCAGGCGGTGCTGAAGGCCGACAGGAGCACCGTCGTGGCATGGGAGACTGTCGAGCTCTGGATAGAGCTGACGGGCATTGAAGTCGAGCCCGTGGGCTACAGATTCGACTTCGGCGACGGGAGCTCGACGGACTGGATTCCGGAGAACAGGAGCTCGCACACCTACGCGAACCCGGGCGTCTACGCCGCGCGCGGCTGGGCCGCGACCGTGGAAGGGGCTGTGGTCGAGTGCGCGGAGCCGGTCCGAATCAATGTGTCCTCCCCCCCTCCCTCCTTCACAATCGAGGCCGCCCCGGCGTCCCCCCTCTCGGGCAGCGCGGTGGTCTTCGTCTGCAGCTTCGCCTCCGGCCGCTCGAACGTCTCGCGCTTCCTGTGGAGCTTCGGCGACGGTGGCTGCGCATATGGCGAGGGTCTGGAGGTGGTGGAGCACGTCTATGAGAGGCCCGGGAGCTACACGGCGGAGGTGAGGCTGATTCTGACCGACGGGAGCTCGCTCAACCGGAGCATCGCCATCATGGTTGGAAACAGGCTGCCTGTGGCGGAGGCCCGGGTCGAGCCCGACGTGGGAACGACCGCCACGCCCTTCACCTTCACATCCAAGTCCTCCGACCCCGACGGGCAGGTCGTCGCGTGGCTTTGGGACTTCGGCGACGGGACTACATTCTCGGGGCCCTCGACCATCCACAGCTTCCTTCGGTACGGCGTCTACGACGTCGCCCTCAGGGTCGAGGACGACGCGGGCGAGTGGAGCGGACCCTGCATCCTAACAGTCGTGGTCGGGGACAGCGCTCCCCGGCCTGTCATCCTCGCCAGCAGGCTCTCGGCCGCTGTCGGGGAGGAGATAAGTTTCGACGCTTCCGGCACGCGGGACATTGACGATCCGCTGGAGAATCTGCGCTTCCTCTGGGATTTCGGCGACGGGGCACGGGCCGAGGGCGTGTGCGCGACCCACCGCTACTCCAGACCGGGCAGGTACGAGGTCGTCCTGACGGTCGAAGGCGGGGGAGGGGCGTGCGCCTCGCGCAGCGCGACGGTAACCGTCGTCGAGAAGGCGGTCCCAGCGCCCGACCTCGGAGGCCCTGCCGCGGTCGCCGCGGCGCTGGTGTCGGCCTCGATAATAATCTATATTCTGTTCTGCCTCCTGACCCACAGGCACGGGGAGCGGGGGGGTCCGGGGCGCTCGGCCGCGCGCGGGAGAAAGAACCGGACTTGA
- a CDS encoding ABC transporter ATP-binding protein, translating into MLAVEVRGLKKSFGALRAVDGVDLSIDEGEVYGLLGPNGSGKTTIIKILLGLLRPTAGSARVLGEGIPPKRVRPLIGYMPQDIAVYMDNTVHENLSLFGRLYGLSEGRLREREKELLSFVELGGWENALASTLSGGMRHRLSLACAMIHEPRLLFLDEPTVGVDPQLRSSFWRYFRGAAERGTTVVITTHYMDEASRCSRVGLLRQGRLIAQGPPRELMEAHGKESLEEVFLELAGRGAP; encoded by the coding sequence GTGCTGGCTGTCGAGGTCAGGGGCCTGAAGAAGAGCTTTGGGGCGCTGAGGGCCGTGGACGGCGTCGACCTGAGCATAGACGAAGGCGAGGTCTACGGCCTGCTGGGCCCCAACGGCTCGGGGAAGACGACGATAATAAAAATCCTTCTGGGGCTCCTCAGGCCCACCGCGGGCTCGGCGAGGGTTCTTGGCGAGGGAATTCCGCCCAAGAGGGTCCGGCCCCTGATCGGCTACATGCCGCAGGACATCGCGGTCTACATGGACAACACTGTCCATGAGAACCTGAGCCTCTTCGGGCGTCTCTATGGCCTGAGTGAGGGGAGGCTGAGGGAGAGGGAGAAGGAGCTGCTCTCGTTCGTGGAACTCGGAGGATGGGAGAACGCTCTCGCATCAACACTGAGTGGCGGGATGAGGCACAGGCTCAGCCTCGCATGCGCCATGATTCACGAACCGCGCCTCCTCTTCCTTGACGAGCCCACGGTCGGCGTGGACCCGCAGCTCAGGTCCAGCTTCTGGAGGTACTTCAGGGGAGCGGCGGAGAGGGGGACAACGGTGGTCATCACCACCCACTACATGGACGAGGCAAGCCGTTGCAGCCGGGTCGGACTGCTCAGGCAGGGCAGGCTGATCGCGCAGGGTCCCCCGCGGGAGCTGATGGAGGCGCACGGGAAGGAGTCGCTCGAGGAGGTCTTTCTCGAGCTCGCCGGGAGGGGTGCCCCATGA